The nucleotide window ATGATAGTAATACCACAATCGCTACAAAAAACAACTCGGCAAGGGTTACAATGTAATCGTTTATACTGCCCTCGTAAAAAAAACCGCGCACCGGCCGCTTTATATCAATGGGGTTTATATAAATAATACGATAAGCAATTGCTGCCCCAATTAAAGCGTAAACACCGGCTAATATGCCCGATAAGCCGCTAAGGGACAGGAATTTGGATGACCGCTCCATTAAACTCCGAATAGAGGCAAGGTCTTGCTGTACTTGATTTTCTTTCACGCAAAAGTACTTTGATGTTCAAAGTAATAGATAAGAAATTGCATTTCAAAATATTTTACGAAAATTATTGCTGTTATAAGAGGGACTATAAGTACTAAAACAACCGTGTGCCTGTTGTGTTATAAGGGTAAACAACGGAACAAAATATCATGGAAACTACTCAAAATACAGCGCCAACAAGCGGTAGCAACGGGCATTATGAATTTACCATCAACTATGCAGGCAGGGAATTAGATTGCATTGTTGATAAGGATGACGATATCTTAAACGTAAAGATGGAAAATATAGAAGCCAAGCTACAGGTGGAGCCAGATGGCACCGTACACCAGATAGGCGGCAACACACTTCCCGAATCCAATATTGAATTTATTAAAAAGGAAGTGCTTGGACACGAGGTATAGTTGTAGCCCACTTAAATCTATCTGCCCTATTCCCTCTCCTTTGGAGAGGACAGGGTGAGACCCTATCCTAACACCTCCTCCAATACCTCGTGCGAGCGGATATTGCCAAAACCTTCTATGTGCTGGGCGAAGTATTCCAGCATTTTACTTAGCAGGTAGCGGCGCTCATCATTCTTCAACACAAGCTGATCCATATTTTCAAAACCATATTTTAATAACTGGTAAAAGTTTTGTGTATGCGGCGGCGACAGATACTGCCAATTTTCAGGCTTATACTTTGTAAAAACGCCGTTTCTCATATCAAAGTAGTCGGCATCGGCGGCTTTGTTTTGATCGGGATAAAAACCGAGGTATCGGCTTAGTCTCAATAAAAATACCAGGTGAAAATTAGCCGGGTTATTTGTTTGCTGGTCCAGCAATTCAACCGAATGGAATAAAAACTGGAACAGATTTTCGTCAGGCGCCTGTTGCTTTACAGATTTATACAAAACCTCGTTCAAAAACATAATCAGACTGCTTTTAATTACATCATAAGGGATACTTTGTAAAACGGGCAGATTTTTTAGTTCCGCAATGCGCTGCACGGTCCCTGCGTTTTTATGATAAACCACCATATCCAGCAAATGCAGGGGCTGCAGCATATTGCGGTGTATTTTAGCCTTTGGTTTTTTGGCCCCGTTGACGATATAAGATTGCAGCCCAAACTTTTCGGTATATACCTGCACAACTACACTGCTTTCGCCGTAATCGGTTACCTTAAAAACAATGCCGCGGGTTTTATGCAGCATGGATAAGCGTTAAAATTTTAGGTAAAAAAATAATGGTCCCGGTAACCAGCGCAAAAATGGCGGTAACCAAAACTGCCCCGGCCGCAATATCCTTCACGTGTCCGGCTTTGGTATTAAACTCGGGCGATACCAGGTCAGTTAATACCTCTATTGAAGTGTTAAACAGTTCGGCCGCTAATACCAGGGCCATGCAGAATATGATCCAGATCCACTCAATAGCCGACACTTTTAGGGCGTAACCCAGCAAAGCTGCCGTAAGAGATGCTACCAGGTGCACGCGGAAATTCAGTTGTGTAGCTGTAGCATACCAAATACCCTTAAATGCATAGCCAAAGCCACGGATCAGTTTTTTCATTGCGTTAAAGATACGGACATTGTAATAAATGTTAAGGATAAAACAAATGGTAGCATAGGTGGGTAAAAATTTTCTCAACCAAGCTTATAAAATTGAAATGGACGAAATATTTTACCAAATTTGTAGTACCTTGACTTTTATTACTACATACCTTTGAAGTCTACTATACTGCTATGAAAAGAATACTCATTGTTGATGATGAAGTAAATGTTGGGCTATTGCTATCCAAATTTTTAACACGCAACAATTTTGATGTAACCACGGCCAACAACGGGGCAAGCGCCATGGAGCATCTAAAAAATGGTGAGTTTGACCTGGTGCTTTGCGATTTCAGGTTGGAGGATACCGATGGGCGGCAGATGCTGATCAACATCAAAAGCAGTTATCCAAAAACGGGAGTAATTATTATAACGGGCTATTCGGATATTAAAATGGCCGTTGAACTCATTAAAATGGGCGCGTATGATTATATCACCAAACCCCTGTACCCCGACGAAATTCTGAACACCATTACCAAAGCCATTGAAACCCGCCATGCCCTGTTAGAGGAAGAGCCGGTGGCGGCAGCTACGCCAAAGCCCGGCAAAAAACAAGTGCTTTCGGCCGAGTTTGTGGTGGGCACCAGTAAGGCTTCAAAAGAATTATTACGGCAGATTGAATTGGTTGCTCCAACTAATTACAGCGTAATTATTATGGGTGAAAGTGGTACCGGGAAAGAATCGGTGGCTAAAAGTATCCACCTGAACAGCCCGCGTCACGATAAGCCTTTTATAGCCATGGATTGCGGCTCGTTAACCAAGGAACTGGCCCAAAGCGAATTTTTTGGTCACGAAAAAGGCTCATTCACCGGGGCACTTTATACCAAGATCGGTCACTTTGAAATGGCTAACGGCGGGACTTTGTTTTTAGACGAAGTAGGTAATTTATCTTATGATATACAAGCCGCACTATTACGTACGGTACAAGAACGCAAAGTAAAACGGATAGGTAGTACGAAAGAGATTGATCTGGATGTGCGCATTATTGTTGCCACTAACGAAAACTTACAGGAGGGCATTCAGAAAGGCCGTTTCCGCGAAGACCTGTTTCATCGGTTTAACGAGTTTGGTATTTATTTACCGGCCCTTCGTGAACGTGGAAGCGATATCATGTTATTGTCGAACCATTTTTTAAAGATGGCCAACGATGAATTAGGGCGTAACGTCACTTCCTTTTCGCCCGAGGTTGAAGAATGCTTTTTAACCTATCGCTGGCCTGGAAATATCCGCGAATTAAAAAACGTGGTACGCCGGGCCGCTTTATTAACCGAAGGC belongs to Mucilaginibacter boryungensis and includes:
- the recO gene encoding DNA repair protein RecO: MLHKTRGIVFKVTDYGESSVVVQVYTEKFGLQSYIVNGAKKPKAKIHRNMLQPLHLLDMVVYHKNAGTVQRIAELKNLPVLQSIPYDVIKSSLIMFLNEVLYKSVKQQAPDENLFQFLFHSVELLDQQTNNPANFHLVFLLRLSRYLGFYPDQNKAADADYFDMRNGVFTKYKPENWQYLSPPHTQNFYQLLKYGFENMDQLVLKNDERRYLLSKMLEYFAQHIEGFGNIRSHEVLEEVLG
- a CDS encoding diacylglycerol kinase family protein, producing MKKLIRGFGYAFKGIWYATATQLNFRVHLVASLTAALLGYALKVSAIEWIWIIFCMALVLAAELFNTSIEVLTDLVSPEFNTKAGHVKDIAAGAVLVTAIFALVTGTIIFLPKILTLIHAA
- a CDS encoding sigma-54-dependent transcriptional regulator is translated as MKRILIVDDEVNVGLLLSKFLTRNNFDVTTANNGASAMEHLKNGEFDLVLCDFRLEDTDGRQMLINIKSSYPKTGVIIITGYSDIKMAVELIKMGAYDYITKPLYPDEILNTITKAIETRHALLEEEPVAAATPKPGKKQVLSAEFVVGTSKASKELLRQIELVAPTNYSVIIMGESGTGKESVAKSIHLNSPRHDKPFIAMDCGSLTKELAQSEFFGHEKGSFTGALYTKIGHFEMANGGTLFLDEVGNLSYDIQAALLRTVQERKVKRIGSTKEIDLDVRIIVATNENLQEGIQKGRFREDLFHRFNEFGIYLPALRERGSDIMLLSNHFLKMANDELGRNVTSFSPEVEECFLTYRWPGNIRELKNVVRRAALLTEGDVVQMKALPLEISINAKYSSPEPATNHYNEPAQLAKEPKHDLKNAALEAEYDTILKVLREVNFNKTKAAEILQIDRKTLYNKMKAINLGK